From Montipora foliosa isolate CH-2021 chromosome 6, ASM3666993v2, whole genome shotgun sequence, a single genomic window includes:
- the LOC138006091 gene encoding uncharacterized protein isoform X1, with the protein MEGMDLSAYDVGMNQADNGGFQCDLGVASDISAADEMDNTPTAPVYSTVSQAPPVTFQPPLVAVGAIPFIPTQNAMPLQTMHTSLDDLTVQTTQPNATFVPVDAPAVKTQPAAVPVVRGVDPFADRMAKSFFSCQTLIAALWIFGVFVRLLLG; encoded by the exons ATGGAAGGCATGGATTTATCAG CTTATGATGTGGGGATGAATCAAGCTGACAATGGCGGATTTCAGTGTGACCTTGGAGTTGCTTCTGACATTTCTGCGGCGGATGAAATGGACAATACACCAACTGCGCCGGTCTACAGT ACTGTTTCCCAAGCTCCCCCTGTCACGTTTCAGCCACCGCTTGTTGCTGTTGGAGCAATTCCGTTTATTCCAACACAAAACGCAATGCCTTTGCAAACAATGCACACGTCCCTTGATGACTTAACGGTGCAAACCACCCAACCAAACGCAACATTTGTCCCTGTGGACGCACCTGCAGTGAAG ACACAACCTGCAGCGGTCCCTGTTGTCCGTGGTGTAGATCCTTTTGCGGATCGAATGGCAAAGTCCTTTTTTTCTTGTCAGACGTTAATCGCTGCTCTTtggatttttggtgtttttgttCGCCTCTTGTTAG GTTAA
- the LOC138006091 gene encoding uncharacterized protein isoform X2, with the protein MEGMDLSAYDVGMNQADNGGFQCDLGVASDISAADEMDNTPTAPVYSTVSQAPPVTFQPPLVAVGAIPFIPTQNAMPLQTMHTSLDDLTVQTTQPNATFVPVDAPAVKVNESIRNGDYKHAVKN; encoded by the exons ATGGAAGGCATGGATTTATCAG CTTATGATGTGGGGATGAATCAAGCTGACAATGGCGGATTTCAGTGTGACCTTGGAGTTGCTTCTGACATTTCTGCGGCGGATGAAATGGACAATACACCAACTGCGCCGGTCTACAGT ACTGTTTCCCAAGCTCCCCCTGTCACGTTTCAGCCACCGCTTGTTGCTGTTGGAGCAATTCCGTTTATTCCAACACAAAACGCAATGCCTTTGCAAACAATGCACACGTCCCTTGATGACTTAACGGTGCAAACCACCCAACCAAACGCAACATTTGTCCCTGTGGACGCACCTGCAGTGAAG GTTAACGAGTCTATCAGGAATGGAGATTACAAGCATGCTGTTAAGAACTAG